Below is a window of Niabella agricola DNA.
CGCAGCAAAAGCCGTAGCTGCATTAACCGTATAAATATCGTCGGTAGGCGACTTGGTCCCCGAAACCTGCATATCGAAGTTCCGGATACCATAGTATTCCACACCCAGCATGGGGTTAATTGAGTGGTTGCCAATCTGTTTGGTATAATTTAAAATGGCATTGTATTGCTGCTGGAAGAACCTGGAGTAAGCGGCGTAGGATGGCCGGGTGGTACTACTGTAAGTAGGTACGGGCTGGAAGATATTGGTGTATAGCTGGGTGGCTTTTGTGAATCCTTCCGATAAGGATTGATAGAGGTATCCGGCTCCCGTAGCCTGGAGATATAAGCCCCGGGTAATGTCCCATTTTACGGCCGCATTGGCGGTAACCCTTGTAACCTCATTGTTCCTGATATTTTTGTCCAGCCAGTAAAGAGGGTTGCCGTCTGAAATGGAGTTGCCAGGATTGGGCATTGTTTTGGCGCTGTCTATCCAGGGGTTGAATGTGGGCCAGATGGCCATGCTCCGGTATAGTGTATTCACATCTCCTCCGATGGTGCCATATTGGGAGGAAGTGGAAATGGTGGTTCCGGTAGTTATCTCCAGGTTGGGCTTTATTTTATAAGAGCCATTCAGATCCAGTGCATAGCGCTTATAGTCCGATCCTATAATGATGCCTTTTTCCTTATAATAATCAAAGCTTGCAAAATATTTGCCCCGGTCATTACCGCCAACTACATTAATATAATGGTCGTGGGTTTGTGTATTCCGGAATACGATGTCTTCAATTTCACCGGAATGGTCTTTAAAAATTATGGTGCCACCATATGGATCCCCTACGGTGTCCCATCCCATATTCAGTAAATAAGCCGTGGCTGAATTATAGGGCCGGATATCAAAAGATGATAAGTTGGCGCTGTCGGTAAAGAGGCCGTAGCCCCGGCCCTGGTTAACTTCTGTAAGTTTTCTGCCGGAATTTAGATTGCCCGTCCGGTTGTAGTAGATATAATCTTTGGCATTCATGTAATGATACAGGTCCCTTCTTTTATTGTAGCCCGCTGTGTATTTATAGGTGATTTCGGCTTTGCCGTTCTTTCCCTGTTTGGTAGTAATAAGGACAACGCCATTATTCGCTCTGGCACCATAAATGGCCGTTGCTGCAGCATCTTTTAAAAGTTCGATCGATTCGATATTCTGAGCCGGAATATCGTTGTAGTCCCTGATTACGCCGTCCACAACAACGAGCGGACTTCCGGGGCTGTTAATGGATGCACCTCCTCTCAGCATGATCATAGGAGTGGCGCCCGGTTGCCCGGTTGAGTTGACCACCTGTACACCGGGAATGGTTCCCTGGAGCGCATTGGCAACATTTGAGCGGGGGGCGTTTTGCAACACTTTGTTATCCAGCTTGGATATGGCGCTTGTTACATTGCGCCTGTTTTGTGTGCCGTAACCCACCACCACTACTTCTTCCAGTTTTGAACTGCTAGCCTTCAGGTAAATGGTTGGCATGGTTTCACGGAGCACCTTCCACTCCTCGGTGTCGTAACCGGTATAAGAGACCTCCAGGACCTGGTCAGCTATGGCATGAATCTGAAATTTCCCGTTTTCATCACTAACGGCTGTTGTCGTGCTGCCTTTTAGATGAATGGTGGCACCTTGCAACGGACTGGAAGTAGCTTGATCCAGAACCGTTCCTTTAATAGGGGCGTTTTGTGCCATTACCCCGGAAGTGGCAATAGCCAGCAAAAACAAAAATCCCGTTTTTAAGTAAGCTTTTAGCATAATCGTTCATTTTCTCTTTGGTATTAATATGTATGACATAGTAAATGTAAATATTTTTTAAATACCGTTATATTTTAGTCCGATTTTTTTTGGCCGGAGCGGATATTGCCGGTTGCTGATGCTCTTTCTAAAAAGCTGTTGGGTTTTTAGGCGGTTGTATGCTTTTGGCAGGGGAAGATGGCGATTGTTGCTGGTTTTTGCTGTAATGCAGTAAGGGTCTATGTTTTGACCTGTTTATCTTGTTGTGGAAAGGGTTGGGAAAGGCCTGTTTTCAAAAAAGTAAGGAGGTGTTCGTTTCCTGGAGGTGTGGTCGGGGTGCCGGGTATTGCGTGTTTTATAAAGTGTTTTTAAGGCTGAAAATTTATTTGGATGGAAAAACGGGGTTGTTTATATTTGTTTAAATATGTAATACATAAAAGTGGTTTAGCGATGCCTTGCCAGGTGGTACCGGCACATGGCCTTCACCGGGCAACCAGGTTGTTCGATTTGGAAAATAAAAACAAACAGTTCTTATATAACGATGAAAGAAATATTTAAAGGTTTATGGTCGGCCATGTTTACACCGACTGATGAAGCAGGTTTGCCGCAAATGGAACAATTGGAGAAGCTGGTTCATTTATTAATTGCTCAGGGCCAGGATGGCTTGTATGTGTTGGGTTCCACCGGGCAGGGGGTCTTGTTCACCGAGGCGCAACGAAAAATGGTATTGGAAATGGTCATAAAAACAGCAGGGGGGCGTGTGCCGGTAATGGTGCAGGTGGGCGCACTTACTACTGCGGAATCCATAAGACTTGCCGTACATGCAGCGGAATGCGGAGCCGATGCTATATCATCGGTTGCTCCTATTTATTTTTCCGGTTCGGTTGCGAATGCCTTGCAGCATTACCGGAAGATTGCAGAAGCCACAGATCTGCCTTTCTTTCCCTATCAGCTTGGTAACAATACCATGGGGGATATACCCAGTTTTATTGAACAACTGCTGCAGATTCCTAATGTAGCTGGTATGAAGCTCACCACGGGACAGCTTATGGAAATAAGCGCCATTCACCTGCAGGCAGGCGACCGGTTACAACTGTTTAGCGGTGCCGATGAACTGATGTGTCATGCCAGCCTTTGTGGTGCAAACGGAGCAATCGGATCTTTTTATAATTTATGGGGTGTAGCTTGCAAGAGAGTATTGGAAGCATTTAAAGAAGGCGATTTTGGACGGGCTAAAAATTTCATGCTTGAATTTCAGAAGACGATCCTGTATGTATTGCCCAATATCTGGACTTTTTTCAGAAAAGCAATGCAATTGAAATACGGGATTGATATCGGCCCCACCAAGGCTCCGCTGGGTCTAAACCAGGAAGAATGGTCGGATGCGGAAGTGCTTGCTTTATCAGACAAAATTGAGGCAGCCGCCGGTATAACGAATACGGGCAGCCAATAGCCGTATTGTACAGGCTCCTCGTATACCGTAATTTTTATTATATTAACTTCTATCAAACTTGCCTTATGTTGTACCTTCTATTCAATTCATTTAAAAGCCGGTTGTTTATCCAACCGGTAACCGGTGTACTGTTGATATGCGCGCTGTGGAGTGCCTCCTGCTCCGTAAACCGGAATAGCTCCCATGTTTCTCCGTTGCGCCAAGTGGTGCTGAAACTGGCGCCCGGACCGGATAACCCCCGTAACAGCGAGGGCTCATTCGTAACGTTGAAAGATGGCCGTATCCTGTTTGTCTATTCCCGGTATACCGGTGATAATTCCGGTGATCATGCGCCTGCTTACCTGGCGGGCCGGTATTCGTCTGACGGTGGCAAAACCTGGTCAGACAAGGATGAAGTGATCGTAACACAGGAGGGCAATATGAATGTGATGTCGGTTTCTTTACTACGGTTGCAAAACGGAACCATTGCCCTGTTTTATCTCAGGAAGAATTCGACGGTAGACTGTATTCCCGTGGTGCGCTTTTCCACGGATGAAGCAAGGTCCTGGACGGAACCCATTGATTGTATTACGGATCAGAAAGGCTACTTCGTGCTGAATAACGACCGGGTGATCCAGCTGAAGGATGGCCGGCTGATGATGGCCGTAGCCCGGCATTCCCATCCTGCGGATGCAAAGTGGCAGGAATCCGGGGCATTATTTGCCTATTACTCCGATGATAACGGGAAAACCTGGGTGTCGGGAAAACAGGTAAATACTCCTAAAGGAATCATTACACAGGAACCTGGCCTGGTTGCGTTAAAAAACGGACAGGTTATGATGTATATCCGCGCCAGCGGCGGCACCCAGTATGTTTCCTATTCCCGTGACCGGGGCGTTACCTGGAGCGAGGCGGTACCGTATCTTTTAAAATCGCCCCTTTCACCCGCCACCATTGAACGGATCCCTGCCACCGGCGATCTGCTGGCCGTATGGAATAATAATGATGGTACGGATCCGGTGACCAAAGGCAAACGCACTCCCTTAACAGTGGCTGTTTCAAAAGACGAGGGAAAGTCGTGGCAGAAGATCACCAATATTGAAACAGATACGGACGGATGGTATTGTTATATCGCGATCCATTTTTACAAAAAGTCCGTGCTGTTATCCTATTGTGCCGGCAGTCAGAAGGCACATACCCATTTGTCTGTCACGGATATTTCCCGTTTTAATTTGAGCGATCTCTATAAAAGATAGATCATGCAGAACCGGAGGCAATTTCTGGGAACAATTGGTTGGACAGGTATGGCTGCCCTGAGCACCACCGGGTATCTTTTTGCCGGAACGGAAAGAACTTCTTTAAGTGATGCGGCGCTTATTGCAGCCATGTTCAAGCAACGGGATCCCGTAAAATGGCTGTTTACGGGGGATAGCATTACACAGGGAGCCAAACACACGCATGGCATGCGTGCTTATCCGGAGATTTTTGCCGAACGGGTACGATGGGAAATGGGCCGCCCGCGAGACATGATGATCAACACTGCCGTTAGCGGGAATACGACTGCTGATGTTAAAAGCGATTTTGAATGGCGGGTAGGGCAGTATCATCCCCAGGTGGTCTTCTTCATGCTGGGAACAAATGATGCCGCCATACAAAAGGGAATTGCGCCAGATACTTTTAAGGCAAATATGACGGATCTTATAGAACGGGTACGGAAATTACATGCCATTCCGGTGCTCCTGAGTCCGAACCGGATTGTGGTATCAATGGCACAGGAGCGTGCGGCGCTGGGCGACTATGTTGCCGTGCTGGGCGAACTGGCGGCTTCGCAATCGCTTGTTTATGCAGATGTGTGGACGGCATGGGACACGGAATTGCAGCGCAAATACAAGGGCCGGCAAAATGACCGCCTGCTCAACGATCCGCTGCATCCCAATGGTTATGGCCATCAGGAGATAGCAGGGCTGCTGTTCCGTACGCTTTCCGTATACAACCCGGATATGCCAAGCTGTGGAGGACCTTATTATGAAAATAAATGCTGGTAAGCGGATGGAATTAAAAGGCAAAGAAGAGGGGCCGCATGTACTGATCATTGCCGGTGTGCATGGGGATGAGTATGAGCCGATGATCACCATCATGGAATTGCACAAAAGGCTGGTCAATGCGTTGAAAAAGGGACGGGTGACTTTAATTTGCTGTGCAAATGAAACGGCTTACCTCGCAGGCCAGCGAATGGGTGCCGATGGGTTGGACCTGGCAAGGATTTGTCCCGGAACGCCGGCCGGAACCGTTTCGCAACAGGCTGCATTCGGGCTTTCTGAGCAGATCCGGAATTGCGATTACCTGGTGGACCTGCATACGGGTGGCGCTTTGTTTGATCTGTTCCCGTTAAGTGGTTATATGCTCCATGCCGACCCGAAGGTGCTGCAGGTACAGCGGCAAATGGCAGCCGCTTTTAATTTGCCGCTGGTTTGGGGTACGGATGCTGCTCCAGACGGAAGAACCTTATCGGTTGCCAGGGATGCGGCCATTCCCGCGATCTATGTGGAATACGGAGGCGGTAACGTGGTTCAGGAACCGGTTATTGAAGCCTATACAGAAGGTTGTTTGGGTGTGCTGGATCATTTGAATATGCTGCGGGAGGAAGCAAGGGAAGAGCGTGCCTCTAAAGTGGTGTATACCGTGGAAGACGCCACTCCGGATGGAGGCTTTTTGCAGGGGAAAATGTTGTCTAGATTTGACGGGGTCTTTTTGCCAAAAGTGCAGCCGGGCAGCATGATAAAGAAAGGCGATATATGGGGTGTTATTTACGATCCGCTGTTCCGGCGCCAATGGACAGTGGAGGCTGATTGTGCAGGACTGGTACTGTTTGTGCGCAGGCATCCCCGAGTATACCCGGGGGATTCCCTGGGGGGAATTTTACTGCTTGATAAATAAAAACAATGGAAGAGAAAAAAGATGTTGTTTTAATTACAGGAGCCGCCGGCGGCATCGGGCGGGCGGTCGCAAAAGTATTTGCAGGAAAGGGATTTGCTGTAGCGATGACGGATGTAGATGCAAGCGGCCTGCGGGAAACAGAAATGCAGGTAGCATCCCTTACAAAAGAATACATGAGCCTGGCGGGTGATCTGCAGCAGATTGAATTTTTAGAGCAATTGGTGGATGCCTGCCTGGCCCGTTGGAGCCGGATGGATGTACTGGTCAATAATGCCGTGTGGCGTTCGGTGGAAACCTTAACGACGATTTCGGTTGAAGACTGGGAGAAAACCTTGCGGATCAATCTCACCGCGCCGGCGTTCCTGTCGAGGATTGCCGCCAGCCGGCTTATAGAACGGAATTTGACCTGTGTAATCGTAAATATTTCCAGTATCATGTCGGCATTGGCGGGGGGGTATGCACCGGCCTATACGGTTTGCAAAGGAGCGATTGAAAGCCTTACGTATGAGTTAGCCGTTTTGTACGGACCAAAGGGATTCAGGGCTGTAGCGGTAAGGCCGGGTAATGTAGCTACCGTATTAAGCAACGGTTATGAAAACGAAGCACAACAAAATATCAGTGCGCAAATGATATCGGAAATTAACGGAAGAACGCCCTTGAACAGGGCTGCAGATCCGGAGGAGATAGCGGCTGCGGTTTTTTGGGTGTCTTCCTCCGAAGCCGCATTTGTTACCGGAACTTGTATTACGGTAGACGGTGGTTTATCGCATAATTTCAACGCTTATTTTATAAAGCAACAATTAAAGGCAAAAGAATTTTGAAGGGTATTTGGAAATACGAGGCATTGCTTCCCGAAATTGCTGTAAAGCATCGCATCACCATGGGGGAAGGAAATACGCCACTGGTATCGTCAAAGAATATTGGTGCGCTTTTGGGATTGGATGCGCTTTATTTTAAATTGGAGAGCTTAAATCCAACGGGATCATACAAGGATCGTTTTGCAGCAGTGGTACTGTCGGCATTAAAATCGCGGGGCACTTCTTTTTTCCTGGCCACATCCAGCGGCAATACCGGAGCCGCCCTGGCTGCCTATGGTGCTGCAGCATCGATTCCCTGTTTTTTGGCTGTTGTGGATGGGGCACCTGCAAGCAAGCTGGAGCAAATGGGCATTTACGGCGCCCGGATCTTTATGGTGAAAAATTTTGGTCTTACGCAATCGGTTACGGAAGAACTGATGAAGGAACTAAAGCGGCTGGCTATGGCGCATCATACAGATATTGCCATCAGTGCCTATTGCTATGCCCCTGCAGGAATGTCGGGTGTGCAAACGATCGCCTACGAAATAGCGGAGGAGCTGCCCGATGTGCATGCGGTGTTTGTTCCCGCCGGTGGTGGCGGTTTAACACTGGCGATGATCAAGGGCTTTCAACGCTGGAAAAAATTGCATAAAGTATTTAAAACACCCACCGTTTTTTGTGTGCAGCCCCAGGGTAATGATACAATTGCCGGAGCCCTGATGGATCGGCAAAAAACGGTAAAAGGACTGGCCCGGTGTACGAGCAGCATCAGCGGATTGCAGGTGCCGAACCTGCTGGATGCCAACCAGATCCTGGAGGCGGCAAAACGCGCAAAAGTAAGGGGGGCGCTTGTTTCAGACGCGGAGGTATACGAATGTCAGCAACAGCTGGCCGCAATGGAGGGCATCTATTGTGAGCCCGCAGGAGCGGTTGCGTTGGCTGGTTTAAAAAGGGCGGTTCAATCGGGACAGATCCGTAAAATGGACCGGGTGGTCTGTTTAGTTACCGGTCATGGGTTTAAGGATGTCCGGGGACGTCTTTTCCCTGCAGATAACTATATCCGGTTTGAACATACGGCCGAATCTATAAACTTTATCAAAAAATATATTTAAACAATGCATATAAAAAAAGAACCGCTGTCGGGCGATGCGATCCCCAAGAGTCATTTGCCTTTTTCACCGGCCATCAAAAGCGGCGATTTCCTGTTTATTTCCGGTCAGGCCTCGGTAGACGGAGAAGGGAAAATAATAGCAGGAAGTTTTGAAGAAGAATGCCGGCGCTCCTTTGATAATCTGAAAAAGATTGTGGAAGGCGCAGGGTTAACCATGGATCATATCGTACAGGTGCGGAATTATGTTGCAGACCAGGAAGATCTTGCTGCATTTAATGAGATCTACCGTAGCTATTTTTCAGCGCCCTTTCCTGCAAGAACGACATTGATCGGTTGTTTGGGAACCATTTTGAAATTTGAAGTAGAAGCTATTGCACGTTATGAATAGGGTGCTGCAATCCGATTAAGAAACAGGTTAAGGCAATTAAAATATTAGGATGAAAAAACGGGTGGCACTGGTCGGCATTTATCACGAGTCGAATACCTTTAATAAACGGCTGACGGTTTACGAAGATTTTGTAAACAGTCGCTTATTGAAAGGTGCAGCCATTATTGAGCAGTATAAAAATGCCTATCATGAGATCGGCGGATTTATCGAGGCACTGGATAAGGACGCAATAGAGCTGGTTCCTGTTTTTTATGCAGAGGCAACACCGGGTGGAACGATTGGTGCCTCCGCTTATCTGCAATTGAAGCAGGAATTATTGCAATTGCTGGAGGCTGTGCTTCCCGTAGATGCGGTACTGGTAGCGCCGCACGGAGCCGGAGTTTGCGAAACCTGCCCGGATATGGATGGCGATTGGCTGCTGGCCGTGCGTCAATTGGTAGGACCAACAACTCCCGTTGTGGGTACCCTGGACCCCCATGCCAATGTAAGCGTGCAAATGATACAACAAACGACGGCCTTGATTGCATATGCTACAAATCCGCATTTAGATCAGCGCCAAACCGGCATAAAAGCAGCGCAATTGTTAAACCGGATATTGCTGGAAGGTTTAAAAGTGCAACAGGAATTACTCCAGTTGCCGCTTTCAATCAGTATTGAACAGCAAAATACGAATACGGAGCCCTGCCGGTCCTTATACCGGGAAGTTCAGGATATAGCCACCGCTGAAGGAGTTATACAGGTGAGCATTATTCTCGGATTTCCCTACGCAGATGTATACGAAATGGGCACCGCTGTAATTGTGGTTACCAGGCAGGGCGAAAATGCTACGCAGTTGTTTCCGGAATTAAGTGCCTGTTTCATGAAACGCCTTCCGCAGTTTCGAGGGGAAAAACTGAATCCTGAAGAACTCCTTGAGCAGGCCCTGACAGCGGAACGGCCGGTGTTATTACTGGATATGGGCGATAATGTAGGCGGAGGTTCAGCCGGAACAAGCATGTTCCTGATGGATTTGTTAGAAGCCGCTGGTGCAACGAAGGCGGTGATCTGTATGCACGATCCGGCAACGGTAAGGGCTGTTTCCGGCTTGAAGGCTGGAACAAGATCAGCGATCGCCTTTCATAGGCTGAATCCGTTAAACCGGGAACAAGCTTATAAGGTTACGGTGCTTGATCATCGCGATGGATCTTTCCGGGAACCTGCCCCCCGGCATGGCGGACAGGTACAATATGATATGGGGAAAGTGGCGTTGCTGAAAACGGATCAGGGGAATCTGATTGTTGTGACCACGTTTCGCGTACCGCCTTTTAGCAGCAGGCAGTTGAGCAGTTTGGGAATTGTACTGGAGGAGCTGAACTGGATTATTGCCAAGGGCGTCAATGCGCCTGTTGCTGCTTACCGGGATATTTGCCCGGTTATGCTACAGGTAAATACGCCCGGTGAAACCTGTGCAGATGCAACCCGATTTGATTTTAAAAACCGCAGGAAACCACTTTATCCATTTGAAACAATTACCGGTAATGAAACAGGAAACCTTGCAGGAATTTAATGGACCAATGGCTGTTTGGCAGCATCCTTTTTATACAGAGGGCCCCGTGGTGGATGCTACCGGTACACTGTTCGTAACCAATTTACAGGGCGGCCAGATTTTACGCATCACGCAGGAAGGAATTGCAGCAGAATGGGCACGTGCTTCTTGTCCGAACGGTCAAATGATTGCTGCCAACGGAGCGCATTGGGTTTGTGATAGCAAAGACGCCTGCGTAAAGTGTTTCGATCCTTCCGGTAAATGTTCAGGTGTTTTAGCCGAAGGAATGGTTTCGGGTCATCTCATACAATGTCCGAATGACCTGGTTAGCGACGGCGATGGTGGGTTCTTTTTTACCGATTCGGTGCGGCATACCGGCATTGTATGTCATGTAGACCGCCATCGCAAAAAGCGGGTCATTGCAGCGCATCTCGATTATCCGAACGGGATCGCATGGCACCCGGGGACTAACCAGCTTTTTATAGCAGAAAGTTATCAAAACAGAATCCTTGTGGCAGACCTGAACCGGGGATCATCAGTTCCCGTTGTTTTTAGTGATCTGCCCCGGCATCCTTCGGGTAAGGCAATCGCTAACCTGCCGGACGGGCTGGCTTTTGACTGCTTTCATAATTTATGGGTAGCGCATTATGGGATGGGCTGCATCCAGATCCTGGACCAGCGCGGTGTATTAATCCGGAAGCTGGCAACGGAATTTCAACTCACGTCCAATCTGTTTATACAGGACCAGCTGTTGCTGGTTACCGGAGGGGCAGGGGAGCCCGGCCCGGGCTTTGTACAACGGTTAAAAACCAAAGAAGGTGAACTATAGAAGCATCGGGAAATTTGAAATATCTGCATTAACATTGGGAACGGTTTCCCTGGGCATACCCTATGGGGTGTTCAGCGGTCAGCAGCAGCCCGATATTGATGCGGCAGGCCAGCTGCTGCGCACGGCATTACAGCTTGGAATCAGGTCTTTTGATACAGCAAGAGAATATGGGATCGCCGAACAGCTGCTGGGTGCACTGGTAGCAGAAGGAGTACCCCCTGGCACGGCCATTGTCAGCAAGTTTAAAATAACAAGTGCAGCTGTTGCCGATCCTGCGCTTGCAAAGCAGCAGGCATATGATAGCGTGCGCGCTTCACTGCGCTGTTTAAACCTGGATCAGCTGCCTATTTGTTTGTTTCATATGGTGTCTGGTTACGATCCCGGCGCCGTTTGCGCAATGGTACCAGAAATCATAGAATCCCTGGTGCAGGAGGGGCTGATCGCTTACGGGGGTATATCGCTGGATCATCTACTGGAATTAAAAAGATTTGCGGCACTTCCGGCAATCAATGTATTGCAGATACCCGTTAACATCTGGGATCAGCGTTTGGCTGATGATCCCATTTGGGATGCACTGGCGGCTGAAGGAAAGATTGTTTTTGCCAGAAGCGTTTTTCTTAAAGGGCTGTTGCTGCGGCATCCGGGAGAACTTACCGGCGATTTGAAGGCCGCGGCTTATTTTATTGAACAATTGGGCACCTTCGCAAAAGCCTGCGACATGAGTGTTGCCGAATTTTGTTTTTGTTATGTGCGCGATCTGCCGGGGATTACCAGTATCGTATTTGGAGCAGAAACCCTGCAACAGCTAAAAGAGAATACGGGGCTGTTGACCGGCCGGAAAATTCCCGCTGAAGTATTGGAGAAGGCCAAAGCCTGTTTTCGCAATGTTCCCGAAAATTTACTGGCTCCCAGAACATGGAAATTATAGAAATATGAAACAATTATTTAGTCTTGAGGGCCGGGTAGCAGTGGTTACAGGCGGCGCCGGTCTTTACGGAAAGCCCGTTTCACTGGCCCTGGCTCAGGCCGG
It encodes the following:
- a CDS encoding SDR family NAD(P)-dependent oxidoreductase is translated as MEEKKDVVLITGAAGGIGRAVAKVFAGKGFAVAMTDVDASGLRETEMQVASLTKEYMSLAGDLQQIEFLEQLVDACLARWSRMDVLVNNAVWRSVETLTTISVEDWEKTLRINLTAPAFLSRIAASRLIERNLTCVIVNISSIMSALAGGYAPAYTVCKGAIESLTYELAVLYGPKGFRAVAVRPGNVATVLSNGYENEAQQNISAQMISEINGRTPLNRAADPEEIAAAVFWVSSSEAAFVTGTCITVDGGLSHNFNAYFIKQQLKAKEF
- a CDS encoding SGNH/GDSL hydrolase family protein is translated as MQNRRQFLGTIGWTGMAALSTTGYLFAGTERTSLSDAALIAAMFKQRDPVKWLFTGDSITQGAKHTHGMRAYPEIFAERVRWEMGRPRDMMINTAVSGNTTADVKSDFEWRVGQYHPQVVFFMLGTNDAAIQKGIAPDTFKANMTDLIERVRKLHAIPVLLSPNRIVVSMAQERAALGDYVAVLGELAASQSLVYADVWTAWDTELQRKYKGRQNDRLLNDPLHPNGYGHQEIAGLLFRTLSVYNPDMPSCGGPYYENKCW
- a CDS encoding SusC/RagA family TonB-linked outer membrane protein, which encodes MLKAYLKTGFLFLLAIATSGVMAQNAPIKGTVLDQATSSPLQGATIHLKGSTTTAVSDENGKFQIHAIADQVLEVSYTGYDTEEWKVLRETMPTIYLKASSSKLEEVVVVGYGTQNRRNVTSAISKLDNKVLQNAPRSNVANALQGTIPGVQVVNSTGQPGATPMIMLRGGASINSPGSPLVVVDGVIRDYNDIPAQNIESIELLKDAAATAIYGARANNGVVLITTKQGKNGKAEITYKYTAGYNKRRDLYHYMNAKDYIYYNRTGNLNSGRKLTEVNQGRGYGLFTDSANLSSFDIRPYNSATAYLLNMGWDTVGDPYGGTIIFKDHSGEIEDIVFRNTQTHDHYINVVGGNDRGKYFASFDYYKEKGIIIGSDYKRYALDLNGSYKIKPNLEITTGTTISTSSQYGTIGGDVNTLYRSMAIWPTFNPWIDSAKTMPNPGNSISDGNPLYWLDKNIRNNEVTRVTANAAVKWDITRGLYLQATGAGYLYQSLSEGFTKATQLYTNIFQPVPTYSSTTRPSYAAYSRFFQQQYNAILNYTKQIGNHSINPMLGVEYYGIRNFDMQVSGTKSPTDDIYTVNAATAFAAGANYSTRSEYRILSAFGRLNYDFNNRYLLQLVFRQDGVSSLAEGHQFGFFPGMSAGWNLHHEPFFKNSGLSDIVSIIKPRFSYGVNGNVAGLGRYEVQGSYSSQGLYNGASGFSYTGLVNSNLRWEKSTTADAGLDLGLFRNKINILFDYYIRNTSDLLTQLQLPTYTGFSSFRTNLGVFQNKGYELSVTANLVNKDNSLKIDVGSNASYVQNKIKKLPYNGNQNNRQGGLQVYDPNTQRVIWVGGLQEGGTLGDIYAYKQVSIFKNDEEIRQIANNRIDIIANISGPGSTYGSGKITPGDVNWLDVDRNDTIDSRDQVRVGNIYPKWTGGFWASAGYKGISLYGRFEYALGHTIYNDLVARTLGNYQGTFNYFDLQKQAWSPTNTDTDIPKVYYADQVAAPLGKKNYTRSNNAAVALNSNNSRFYESGDYLALREVTLAYNLGQSIVSRTKFFTAARIYVTGSNLAYFTKFSGPTPEPPVTPGTNTITGIYTGTYPTPKSYVLGIQLTL
- a CDS encoding RidA family protein, with the protein product MHIKKEPLSGDAIPKSHLPFSPAIKSGDFLFISGQASVDGEGKIIAGSFEEECRRSFDNLKKIVEGAGLTMDHIVQVRNYVADQEDLAAFNEIYRSYFSAPFPARTTLIGCLGTILKFEVEAIARYE
- a CDS encoding pyridoxal-phosphate dependent enzyme; this translates as MKGIWKYEALLPEIAVKHRITMGEGNTPLVSSKNIGALLGLDALYFKLESLNPTGSYKDRFAAVVLSALKSRGTSFFLATSSGNTGAALAAYGAAASIPCFLAVVDGAPASKLEQMGIYGARIFMVKNFGLTQSVTEELMKELKRLAMAHHTDIAISAYCYAPAGMSGVQTIAYEIAEELPDVHAVFVPAGGGGLTLAMIKGFQRWKKLHKVFKTPTVFCVQPQGNDTIAGALMDRQKTVKGLARCTSSISGLQVPNLLDANQILEAAKRAKVRGALVSDAEVYECQQQLAAMEGIYCEPAGAVALAGLKRAVQSGQIRKMDRVVCLVTGHGFKDVRGRLFPADNYIRFEHTAESINFIKKYI
- a CDS encoding M81 family metallopeptidase, with the protein product MKKRVALVGIYHESNTFNKRLTVYEDFVNSRLLKGAAIIEQYKNAYHEIGGFIEALDKDAIELVPVFYAEATPGGTIGASAYLQLKQELLQLLEAVLPVDAVLVAPHGAGVCETCPDMDGDWLLAVRQLVGPTTPVVGTLDPHANVSVQMIQQTTALIAYATNPHLDQRQTGIKAAQLLNRILLEGLKVQQELLQLPLSISIEQQNTNTEPCRSLYREVQDIATAEGVIQVSIILGFPYADVYEMGTAVIVVTRQGENATQLFPELSACFMKRLPQFRGEKLNPEELLEQALTAERPVLLLDMGDNVGGGSAGTSMFLMDLLEAAGATKAVICMHDPATVRAVSGLKAGTRSAIAFHRLNPLNREQAYKVTVLDHRDGSFREPAPRHGGQVQYDMGKVALLKTDQGNLIVVTTFRVPPFSSRQLSSLGIVLEELNWIIAKGVNAPVAAYRDICPVMLQVNTPGETCADATRFDFKNRRKPLYPFETITGNETGNLAGI
- a CDS encoding succinylglutamate desuccinylase/aspartoacylase family protein; the protein is MELKGKEEGPHVLIIAGVHGDEYEPMITIMELHKRLVNALKKGRVTLICCANETAYLAGQRMGADGLDLARICPGTPAGTVSQQAAFGLSEQIRNCDYLVDLHTGGALFDLFPLSGYMLHADPKVLQVQRQMAAAFNLPLVWGTDAAPDGRTLSVARDAAIPAIYVEYGGGNVVQEPVIEAYTEGCLGVLDHLNMLREEAREERASKVVYTVEDATPDGGFLQGKMLSRFDGVFLPKVQPGSMIKKGDIWGVIYDPLFRRQWTVEADCAGLVLFVRRHPRVYPGDSLGGILLLDK
- a CDS encoding sialidase family protein — translated: MLYLLFNSFKSRLFIQPVTGVLLICALWSASCSVNRNSSHVSPLRQVVLKLAPGPDNPRNSEGSFVTLKDGRILFVYSRYTGDNSGDHAPAYLAGRYSSDGGKTWSDKDEVIVTQEGNMNVMSVSLLRLQNGTIALFYLRKNSTVDCIPVVRFSTDEARSWTEPIDCITDQKGYFVLNNDRVIQLKDGRLMMAVARHSHPADAKWQESGALFAYYSDDNGKTWVSGKQVNTPKGIITQEPGLVALKNGQVMMYIRASGGTQYVSYSRDRGVTWSEAVPYLLKSPLSPATIERIPATGDLLAVWNNNDGTDPVTKGKRTPLTVAVSKDEGKSWQKITNIETDTDGWYCYIAIHFYKKSVLLSYCAGSQKAHTHLSVTDISRFNLSDLYKR
- a CDS encoding dihydrodipicolinate synthase family protein, producing MKEIFKGLWSAMFTPTDEAGLPQMEQLEKLVHLLIAQGQDGLYVLGSTGQGVLFTEAQRKMVLEMVIKTAGGRVPVMVQVGALTTAESIRLAVHAAECGADAISSVAPIYFSGSVANALQHYRKIAEATDLPFFPYQLGNNTMGDIPSFIEQLLQIPNVAGMKLTTGQLMEISAIHLQAGDRLQLFSGADELMCHASLCGANGAIGSFYNLWGVACKRVLEAFKEGDFGRAKNFMLEFQKTILYVLPNIWTFFRKAMQLKYGIDIGPTKAPLGLNQEEWSDAEVLALSDKIEAAAGITNTGSQ